The genomic DNA GCTCCTCCTTGATGACGATGGCGCGCGCACGGAAGTGCGGGTCCTCGTTGGCCTGGTACTTCTCCTGAGTGGCCTTCACCGACTCGGCCTCGATACGGGCCTGAGCGGGGTCGTACACGCCGCAGGGCAGGTCGCAGTGGGCGTGAGCGGTGACCCGCGGAGCAAACAGACGAGAGAACATGGGAGTCCTTCCTTAGATCGTCTTCCCGCGCCCGACATTACCCTTACGCCTCGTCGGATTCGCTGTCGCCCCGGGGGCCTAGGGCAAAAGAAGGAGACTGAACCGTGCGATACCGGACACCGTTCGGGCTGGTCGACATCAGCGGTCCCTCGATGCGGCGCACCCTGTTCGACGGCGACCGGGTCCTGGTCCGCTACGGCGCGCCGCTGCGGCCCGGCGCGGTGGCGCTGTTCCGGCACCCGCACCGCCGGGACCTGCTGGTGGTCAAGCGCGCGGCGCAGCGGCGGGCCGACGGCTGGTGGATGCTCTCCGACAACCCGCTGGTGGCCAGCGACAGCCGGGAGTACGGCCCCGTCCCGGACGCCCTGGTGCTCGGCCGGGTGCTGCTGCGGGTGTGGCCGAGGCCGGGCGGGGTGACGGCCCGGCCGCCTCAGCCCTGAGGGGCGAGCGCGGCGCGCTGCGCCTCCTCGCGCTTGCGGGCGCGGTAGGCGGCGACGTTGGCCCGGGTCGCGCAGCGGTCCGAGCAGTAGCGGCGCGAGCGGTTGGTCGAGGTGTCGAGGTAGGAGTTGCGGCAGGGCGCGGCCTGGCAGATGCCGAGCCGGTCGACGCCCAGCTCGGTCAGGTGGATGGCCAGGCCCATGCAGGCCACCGCGGTGTAGTTGGCGGCGGCGGTGGGCGCGTTGTCGGCCAGGTGCAGGTGCCAGTCGGGCCGGCCGTTCTCGTCCGGGTAGTCGTGGCCGGAGACCACCGGGCTGACCGGGTACTCGACCATCAGGCTGTTGAGCAGGTCGACGGCCCGGACCTCCTCGCCGGCCGCGGCCGCCTCGAAGACGCCGCGCAGCCGGGTGCGGACGGCGCGCAGCCGGGGCAGGTCGGCCTCGTCGGCCAGCTGGGCGGCGCGCGAGGGCGTGCCGAACAGGCCGCGCACCGCGTCCACCGTGGTCAGCGCGTCGGTGCCGCGCTGCGGTTCCTCGGTGTTGACCAGCCGGACGGCGAAGTCGGCGTACGAGGCGAGCTCCACGGGGGTCCTTCCACAGCGGCCGACAGGGGCCGTAACGGGCCAAGTGCCTCCAGGGTATTACGTCGCGCCCGCATGTGTCGGCGCCCGCCGCGGGGAACGCGACGGGCGCCGGGGATCGGGCCGCGGACTCAGAGCACCCGGGAGAGGAAGGCGCGGGTGCGCTCGTGCTGCGGATTGGTGAGCACCTCGCGCGGGTGACCGGATTCGACCACGACGCCGCCGTCCATGAAGACCAGCGCGTCGCCGACCTCGCGGGCGAAGCCCATCTCGTGGGTCACCACGATCATGGTCATTCCGTCCTGGGCGAGCTGGCGCATGACGTCCAGGACGTCGCCGACGAGCTCCGGGTCGAGCGCCGAGGTGGGCTCGTCGAAGAGCATCAGCTTCGGCTCCATGGCCAGGGCGCGGGCGATCGCCACGCGCTGCTGCTGGCCGCCGGAGAGCTGAGAGGGGTAGTTCTTCGCCTTGTCGGCGAGGCCGACCCGCTCGAGCAGCTGCATGCCCCGCTCCTTGGCGGCGGCCTTGGCCTGGCCCTTCACCTGGACCGGCGCCTCGATCACGTTCTCCAGCGCGGTCATGTGCGGGAAGAGGTTGAAGCGCTGGAACACCATGCCGATGTCACGGCGCTGCAGGGCGACCTCCTTGTCCTTCAGCTCGTAGAGCTTGTCGCCCTTCTGCCGGTAGCCGACCAGCTCGCCGTCGACCCAGAGCCGGCCGGCGTTGATCTTCTCCAGGTGGTTGATGCAGCGCAGGAAGGTGGACTTGCCGGAGCCGGAGGGGCCGACCAGGCAGAACACCTCGCCCTTGCGGACCTCCAGGTCGATGCCCTTGAGCACCTCGACCAGGCCGTAGGACTTGCGCACGCCCTCGGCGCGGACCAGGACGTTCGACGGGGTGGACTTCTCGAAGTCGGTCACTTGGCACGCCCCAGGGAGAAGAGGTTGGCCTTGATCTTCTGCAGCGGGGTCGGCGGCAGGTTCCGGGTGGAGCCCTTGGCGTAGTGCCGCTCCAGGTAGTACTGGCCGATGCTGAAGATCGTGGTGAGCACCAGGTACCAGAAGCAGGTGACGAAGAGCAGCTCCATCACCGCGAGGTTGCTGGTGTAGACGTCCTTGGCCTTGGTGACCAGCTCGGGGTAGGTCACCACGTACGCCAGCGAGGAGGTCTTCAGCATGTTGATGAACTCGTTGCCGGTCGGCGGGACGATGACCCGCATCGCCTGCGGCAGCACGATCCGCCACATGGTCTTGGTCCGGGAGATGCCGAGCGCGTGGGCGGCCTCGGTCTGGCCCTCGTCCACCGACTGGATGCCGGCCCGGACGATCTCCGCCATGTAGGCGCCCTCGTTGATGCCCAGGCCCAGGAAGGCCGCCATGAACGGGGTGATGATTTCGTTGGTGGAGGTGCCGAACATGGTCGGGAAGACCAGCGCCAGGTTCCACCAGATCAGCAGCTGGACCAGCACCGGGGTGCCGCGGAACAGCCAGATGTAGCCCCACGCCACGGTCGAGGTGACCGGGTTGTGGGAGAGCCGCATGACGGCGGCGAGCACACCGAGGATCAGGCCAAGCGCCATCGAGGCGACGCTGATCAGCAGGGTGTTGCCGGCGCCCTTGATCATCTCGGGCTTGAACAGGTAGTCGCCGGTGATGGACCACTGGATCTTCGCGCCGGCGAAGGCGGCGATCAGGGCGGCCAGCAGGGCGACGACGGCGACCGCGGCCACCCAGCGGCCGTAGTGCCGCACCGGGATCGCCTTGATCACGTGCTCGGCGGGCACCTGGTCCGGGCCGGTCGGGGGAGTAGTCATGGGGATGAGGCCTCTCGGGCGGGCGGAGGGGGAGACGGGGTCGGGCCCGCGGTCACTCGAACCGCGGGCCCGACCGGGGCGGTGGCTCAGGAGCCGCCGTTGACCGTCGCCTCGGTCACCGCGCCGAGCTTGACGTTCCACTTGTCGAGGATCTTGGCGTACTCGCCGTTGGCGATCAGGGCGTCCACGCCGGCCTTGACCGCGTCGCGCAGCTGCGCGTTCTCCTTGGAGACGCCGATGCCGTACAGACCCGGGTCGATCTGCTCGCCGACGACCTCGAAGTCCTTGCCGCCGCCCGAGGTCTGCGCGTTGTACGCGGCGACCGGGTAGTCGTTGAGGTCGGCCACCGCGGCGCCGGCCTTCAGCTTCAGCAGGGCCTCGCCGTCGTGCTCGTAGCCCTGGATGGTGATCTCACCCTTGCCGGCGGCCTTGCACTTCTCGGACTGGGCCTTGGCGGTGTCCTCGTTGACCGTGGCCTTCTGCAGGGCGACGGTCTGGCCGCACAGGTCCTCCAGGGACTTGATGCCCTTCGGGTTGCCCTTCTGAACCAGGATCGAGGTGCCGGCCTTGAAGTAGTCGACGAAGTCGACGCCCTTGCCCTGGCGCTCCTTGTTGTCGGTCATCGCCGACATGATCAGGTCGATCCGCTTGGTGGAGAGCGAGGTGATCAGGGTGTCGAAGCCGGCGTCCTGGATCTGGAACTTCACGCCGAGCTGCTTGCCCAGGGCCTCGGCCAGGTCCGGGTCGATGCCGGTGATCTTCTCGCCCTGCTTGAACTCCACCGGCGCGTAGGCGACCTCGGAGCCGACCTTGACGACGCCGGCCTTCTGGATGTCGGCGGGGAGCTTGCTGTAGAGCGGCGCCGACGAGCCGGAGGCGGTGCTCGTCTTGTCGCCGTCGCTGCCACAGGCGGTGAGGAGCAGAGTGCCGGCGGCCAGGGCGGCACCAGCCGCGAGGAAACGGGTGCGCTGGGTACGAGCGGTCATGAGGGGGATCTCCTCCTGTTGGGAGAGTCGGGCGGAGCGCGCCGCCGGGGGAAGCGAGCACCACCCTCCGCCGAGGTGGGCTTTTGCGATCCGAGTTGTGGGAATCCTGCCACTCGGCACCGGTGGACGGACCCTTATTCAGATCAAAATCGGATAACAAGGGGCCAGGATGTCCGCTATTCGGACGAATGCCGCGCCCCTGTCACCCTGCGTATAAGTATGCAGACCCGGCGGGTCAGAAACCGCCGTTGACCACGGCGTTCTGTGCCGCGCCCGCGCCCACGCCCCACTTGTTGAGGATCTTCTCGTACTCGCCGTTGCGGATGATCCGGTCCAGGGCCTTGGTGAGCGCGTCGCGCAGCTCGGAGTTCTCCTTGGTCAGCGCGATGCCGTACGGCGCCGCCTGGAGCTGCGCGCCGGCGACCTGGAACTGGGCGCCGTTCTGGCCCTGCTGGGCGACGTACGCGGCGACCGGGAAGTCGCTGAGGTCGGCGACGGCCTTGTTCGAGCCGACCAGGGCCAGCGCCTCGGCGTCACTGTCGGTGAGCTTCACGGTCATCGGCTTGCGGTTCTTCTCGCAGGCCCCGGTCTGCCGCTGGATGATCGCCGCCTGGGTGGTGCCGCGCTGCAGCGCGATGGTGCGGCCGCACAGGTCGTCGAGCGAGCCGATGTTCTGCGGGTTGCCCTTGGACACCACGATCGACGTGCCGGCGATGAAGTAGTCCACGAAGTCCACGCCCGGGGTGACCTGCTTGCCGGTCTCGTCGGTGCCCTCGCGGCGCTGCCGGTTGTCGGTCATCGCCGACATCACGACGTCGTAGTTCTTGGCGTGCAGCCCGGGGAGCAGCTTGTCGAACGGGGTGTCGACGAATTCCACCCGGACTCCCAGCACCTCGCCCAGCGCGTTGGCGATGTCCGGGTCGAGGCCGTCCGGCTTGTTGCCCTGGCTCTTGAACTCGACCGGCGCGTAGTTCAGGTCCACGCCGATCTTGATCGCGCCGGCGGACTTCACCGCGGCCGGCAGCCGGTCGTGGAGCTTCTCCTCGTTCGGCTCCTTCGGTGCGGGAGAGGCGCAGGCGGTGAGGAGGACGGACCCGGCGACGGCGGTGGCGCCGACCCGGCCGGCGGTGCGTATGGCGTTGTGCAGGACGTACATGACGTGCGGTGCTCCTGTGGGAGAGGTGGTGCTGTTACCCGCCGGTACGCGCCGATCGGCGCGGGCTGTCCACGTCCGCGCGAGTACGCGGAGCGCCGGATTCCGGTCGTCGAACACGGGATCCTGCCATCCCGGCCTGCTGGGTCGGGCATCGGGTGTGTCAGAATCTGGTATCGGGTGACCCCCGAAGCATGAACACAGGCCGACGGTCCGCGACAGGACCGGGGTGCGCAGGACTGGAAGCCGGGTACGCCGGCTCTGGATCCGAGGCACCGCCTCCCCTCCGGGTCTGCGTTCACTCCTGCGGGTGTGCACGCCGGACGGCTGTTGCCGCTGGCGGGCGGACGCTTCCGACGTCCGTCCGTCGTCAAGTGGTCGATTCGCCGTGAACGGTGTGCGAAATGGACGTAACGGCACAAGGTGCGGTGCCGTGGTCCGACCTAGGCTCGAGCGGAGTCCGTCACATTGCCGACTCCGGCCGGCCGGGCCTGGGTACAGCCGGCAGTAACACAGCGCAGAACACCCATAAAACCCTCAACCGAGGGCGCCGCCCGACGGCTGCCGTCGGGTTCGTTGCGCTCTCGCTGAACACTGACGAAGAGGTCATCGTGGCAGCGGAGATCATCCACCCCAACACCCAGGACACGACCGAGGACCCGGTCGACGCCGTTTTCGCGCTCCACCGCGGCGGCAAGATGGAGGTCCGTGCCACCGTGCCGGTGCGCGACGCGGACGACCTGTCCCTCGCCTACACCCCGGGCGTCGCCCGGGTCTGCACCGCCATCGCCGAGCAGCCCGAGCTGGTCAACGACTACACCTGGAAGTCCAACACCGTCGCCGTGGTCACCGACGGCACCGCGGTGCTGGGCCTGGGCGACATCGGCCCCGAGGCCTCGCTGCCCGTGATGGAGGGCAAGGCGATCCTCTTCAAGCAGTTCGGTGGCGTGGACGCCGTCCCGATCGCGCTGGCCTGCACCGGCGTCGACGAGATCGTCGAGACCGTGGTGCGGCTCGCCCCGTCCTTCGGCGGCGTCAACCTGGAGGACATCTCGGCCCCGCGCTGCTTCGAGATCGAGCGCCGGCTCCAGGACGCCCTGGACATCCCGATCTTCCACGACGACCAGCACGGCACCGCGATCGTCACCACCGCCGCGCTGTGGAACGCCGCCAAGGTCACCGGCCGCGAGATCTCCTCGCTGCGCGCCGTGATCTCCGGCGCCGGCGCCGCGGGCATCGCCATCGCCAAGATGCTGGTCGCCGCCGGCATCGGCGACGTCGCGGTCTGCGACCGCAAGGGCGTGGTGCACGAGGGCCGCGGCGACCTGACGGACGTCAAGGCCGAGATCGCCGCGCTGACCAACCGCACCGGCGTCGAGGGCTCGCTGGCCGACGCGCTGAACGGCGCGGACGTCTTCATCGGCGTCTCCGGCGGCACCGTCCCCGAGGACGTCGTGGCGACCATGGCCGAGGGCTGCTTCGTCTTCGCGATGGCCAACCCGACCCCGGAGATCCACCCCGAGGTCGCCCACAAGTACGCGGCCGTCGTGGCCACCGGTCGCTCGGACTTCCCGAACCAGATCAACAACGTGCTCGCCTTCCCCGGCATCTTCGCGGGCGCGCTGTCGGTCCGGGCCACCCGGATCACCGAGGGCATGAAGCTGGCCGCCGCCAAGGCGCTGGCCGGTGTCGTCGCCGACGAGCTGACCCCGCAGAAGGTCATCCCGTCCCCCTTCGACGAGCGGGTCGCCCCGGCCGTCACCAAGGCCGTCGCCGAGGCCGCCCGCGCCGAGGGCGTCGCCCGCCGGTAACGCGATAGCACGGTTCCGGGGCCCGGGACACGCGGTGAGACTCACACACCCGCGTGGTACCGGGCCCCGCCCGTTCCCGGCTATCGTCCGGGACATGTTCGCTGCCTACGCCGCACGTATCGACGCCGACGACCCGCTGAGCGGACTGGAGTTGGGCGAGCTGCCCGAGCCCCAGGCACGCCCCGGGTGGAGCGTGGTGACCGTCAAGGCCGCCACCCTCAACCACCACGACCTGTGGTCGCTGCGCGGCGTGGGCCTGCCCGCCGAGCGGCTGCCGATGATCCTCGGCTGCGACGCCGCCGGCGTCGACGAGCACGGCAACGAGGTGGTCATCCACTCGGTGATCGGCCAGAGCGGCCACGGCGTCGGCCCGGCCGAACCGCGCTCCATCCTGACCGAGCGCTACCAGGGCACCTTCGCCGAGCGCGTCGCCGTCCCGACCTGGAACCTGCTGCCGAAGCCGGCCGAGCTCTCCTTCGCGGAGGCCGCGTGCCTGCCCACCGCCTGGCTGACGGCGTACCGGATGCTGTTCACCAACGCCGGGGTGAAGCCCGGCGACACCGTGCTCGTGCAGGGCGCGGGCGGCGGCGTGTCCACCGCGCTGGTGGTGCTCGGCAAGGCCGCCGGCCTGCGGGTCTGGGTGACCGGCCGGGACGAGGCGAAGCGGGCCCGGGCCGTGGAGCTCGGCGCGGACGCCGCGTTCGAGTCCGGCGCCCGGCTGCCCGAGCGGGTGGACGCCGTGATGGAGACCGTCGGCGCCGCCACCTGGTCCCACTCCGTCAAGGCGCTCAAGCCGGGGGGCACGATCGTGATCTCCGGCGCCACCAGCGGCCCGAGCCCGAAGGCCGCCGAGCTGAACCGGATCTTCTTCCTGGAGCTCAAGGTGGTCGGCTCCACCATGGGCACCAAGGAGGAGCTGGCCGGCCTGCTGGCGCTCTGCGCCAACACCGGCGTCCGCCCGGTGATCGACTCCGTCCAGCCGCTCGGCGCGGCCCGCGACGCCTTCGCCCGCCTCGCCAAGGGCGACGTCTTCGGCAAGCTCGTCCTGACGCCCTGACCGGCACCGCGGCCTGGGCCGCCCGCAGCGAGCGGGCGGCCCAGGCCGCGGTCGCCGACCGGTCAGGAGCCGAAGTCGAGCTTCTCCACCGCCGCGGCGAGCACGGCCTGGGCGCGGGACAGCCGGGCGGCGGTGACGCCGTCGTCGCGGGCGGCGTCGCGGACGCGGTCGCGGAAGCGGTCGAGCAGGCGCTCCAGCTCGCGGGCCGGGTCGCCGGCGGGGTCGGTGCGGGCCCAGTCGGGGAGCTCGGCCGGGGCCTGGTCGTCGAGGTCGATCCGGACCGACTTCAGCTGCTCCTCGGCGGTGGGGTGGCCCCACTTCGCGGCGTCGGCGAGCGAGCCGAGGCCGCGGGTGAGCTCGGCCAGGCCCTCGCTGAGGCCGGTGGACCAGTCGCCGCGGGAGGCGTGCTCGCGGATCTGCTCCTCGATCCGCTTCTTCAGCCGCAGGGCCTCCTGCTGGGCGGCCGACCGCGCGGCCTTGGACTGCTCGCGCAGCCGCTTGGCCTCGGCCTCGGCGGCGCGGGCCTGCTCCTTGGCGGCCCGCTCCTGCTCCTTGGCGCGCTTGGCCTGCTCCTTCGCCTGCGCCTTGAACTGGGCGAACTCGTCCTTGGCGCGCTGCCAGGACTCCTTGTCGCCCCACGGCCCGGCCCACGGGTCGCCGGCCCGGCGGCCGGACCGGGGAGCCTGCTCGGCGTCCTGCCAGAGCTGGGCACGCAGGTCCTTGGCGCTGTCCCGGACGTCCTCGCGGATCGCCCCGGCGAGCTCGGCGACCGAGTCGCGGATCTCCTGCTCCAGCTCGGCGAGCTCGCCCTGCCGGGAGGCCAGCTCGGCGCGGCCCGCGTCGGTCAGCCGGTACACCTTGCGGCCGCCCTCGGTGGAGTGCGCGACCAGCCCCTCGGCCTCCAGCTTGGCCAGCCGGGGGTAGACGGTGCCGGCCGAGGGCGCGTACAGGCCCTGGAAGCGCTCCTCCAGCAGACGGATCACCTCGTAGCCGTGCCGGGGGCTCTCGTCGAGCAGCTTCAGCAGGTACAGGCGCAGCCGGCCGTGGCCGAAGACGGGGGTCATGTCACAGCTCCTTGCTGAGGTCGGTCTTGCCGAGGTCGGCCGGGGCGGGGAGCTCCTTCGGCGCGGCGGCGCCGTCCTCGTCGGTGTCGGGGCGGCGCTGAATGGTCACCGGGCCGGTCACGGTGGTGGCCTGGAGGCGGCCGGCGCCGCTGCCGAGCTGGCCGCTGAGCCGCTTGGCGCCCCAGCTGGAGACCAGGGTGAGCTCCTCGAAGGCACTGGAGAGCTGGCCGGTGGTGGTGCCGGCCTCGACCTTGGCGTCGGCGAGCGAGGGCAGCCGGATGCCGACGGCGCCGGAGACGGTGCCCACCGAGATGTCGGTGGGGGTGGTCGCCTCCACGTCGAGGGTGATGCGGCCGCTGACCGACTTGGCCTGGATCTTCTCGGCGAGGCCGGCGACCAGGGTGAGCGCGCCGGAGACGGTGTTGACCCGCAGCTCGCCGGCCAGGTCCTCGGCGTCGACGTCGCCGGAGACGGTGTTGACGTGGGTCGGGCCGGAGAGGCCGACCAGCGTGGTGCCGCCGCTGGCGCCCTGCACCGAGACCTCGCCGGTGATGCCGGAGACGGTCGTGTCGGCGGAGATCGTGCCGATCTTCACGGTGGCGTCGGCCGGGACGGCCAGCGAGACCACGGCCTTGCGGCGGCGGCGCAGCGTGCCGAAGAACTGCTTGGCGGACTGCACGGACTTCACCGCGTCGCCGAACTCGCCCCAGCTGAGGTCCTTGTAGGTGACGGTGAGCACGCCGTCCTCCAGGGTGACCTGGAGCGGCTCGCCCTTGAGCTCGCTGACCTCCAGCCGGGCCGGGCCGTCGGTGGGCACCACGTTGACGGCGCCCTCGATGATCCGTACGTGCAGGGTGGAGACCGGCTCCTCGGAGCTGATCTTCGTCGTCTCGTCGACCGTCCACTGGGTCATGGCTGTCCCGTCCTCCCGTTCGCGATGTATCGCGTTCCTCTGTCATTCACGATATATCGCGTTCTGGAGTT from Kitasatospora terrestris includes the following:
- the sodX gene encoding nickel-type superoxide dismutase maturation protease, which codes for MRYRTPFGLVDISGPSMRRTLFDGDRVLVRYGAPLRPGAVALFRHPHRRDLLVVKRAAQRRADGWWMLSDNPLVASDSREYGPVPDALVLGRVLLRVWPRPGGVTARPPQP
- a CDS encoding CGNR zinc finger domain-containing protein translates to MELASYADFAVRLVNTEEPQRGTDALTTVDAVRGLFGTPSRAAQLADEADLPRLRAVRTRLRGVFEAAAAGEEVRAVDLLNSLMVEYPVSPVVSGHDYPDENGRPDWHLHLADNAPTAAANYTAVACMGLAIHLTELGVDRLGICQAAPCRNSYLDTSTNRSRRYCSDRCATRANVAAYRARKREEAQRAALAPQG
- a CDS encoding amino acid ABC transporter ATP-binding protein, with the translated sequence MTDFEKSTPSNVLVRAEGVRKSYGLVEVLKGIDLEVRKGEVFCLVGPSGSGKSTFLRCINHLEKINAGRLWVDGELVGYRQKGDKLYELKDKEVALQRRDIGMVFQRFNLFPHMTALENVIEAPVQVKGQAKAAAKERGMQLLERVGLADKAKNYPSQLSGGQQQRVAIARALAMEPKLMLFDEPTSALDPELVGDVLDVMRQLAQDGMTMIVVTHEMGFAREVGDALVFMDGGVVVESGHPREVLTNPQHERTRAFLSRVL
- a CDS encoding amino acid ABC transporter permease, with product MTTPPTGPDQVPAEHVIKAIPVRHYGRWVAAVAVVALLAALIAAFAGAKIQWSITGDYLFKPEMIKGAGNTLLISVASMALGLILGVLAAVMRLSHNPVTSTVAWGYIWLFRGTPVLVQLLIWWNLALVFPTMFGTSTNEIITPFMAAFLGLGINEGAYMAEIVRAGIQSVDEGQTEAAHALGISRTKTMWRIVLPQAMRVIVPPTGNEFINMLKTSSLAYVVTYPELVTKAKDVYTSNLAVMELLFVTCFWYLVLTTIFSIGQYYLERHYAKGSTRNLPPTPLQKIKANLFSLGRAK
- a CDS encoding ABC transporter substrate-binding protein, whose protein sequence is MTARTQRTRFLAAGAALAAGTLLLTACGSDGDKTSTASGSSAPLYSKLPADIQKAGVVKVGSEVAYAPVEFKQGEKITGIDPDLAEALGKQLGVKFQIQDAGFDTLITSLSTKRIDLIMSAMTDNKERQGKGVDFVDYFKAGTSILVQKGNPKGIKSLEDLCGQTVALQKATVNEDTAKAQSEKCKAAGKGEITIQGYEHDGEALLKLKAGAAVADLNDYPVAAYNAQTSGGGKDFEVVGEQIDPGLYGIGVSKENAQLRDAVKAGVDALIANGEYAKILDKWNVKLGAVTEATVNGGS
- a CDS encoding ABC transporter substrate-binding protein — its product is MYVLHNAIRTAGRVGATAVAGSVLLTACASPAPKEPNEEKLHDRLPAAVKSAGAIKIGVDLNYAPVEFKSQGNKPDGLDPDIANALGEVLGVRVEFVDTPFDKLLPGLHAKNYDVVMSAMTDNRQRREGTDETGKQVTPGVDFVDYFIAGTSIVVSKGNPQNIGSLDDLCGRTIALQRGTTQAAIIQRQTGACEKNRKPMTVKLTDSDAEALALVGSNKAVADLSDFPVAAYVAQQGQNGAQFQVAGAQLQAAPYGIALTKENSELRDALTKALDRIIRNGEYEKILNKWGVGAGAAQNAVVNGGF
- a CDS encoding NAD(P)-dependent malic enzyme, yielding MAAEIIHPNTQDTTEDPVDAVFALHRGGKMEVRATVPVRDADDLSLAYTPGVARVCTAIAEQPELVNDYTWKSNTVAVVTDGTAVLGLGDIGPEASLPVMEGKAILFKQFGGVDAVPIALACTGVDEIVETVVRLAPSFGGVNLEDISAPRCFEIERRLQDALDIPIFHDDQHGTAIVTTAALWNAAKVTGREISSLRAVISGAGAAGIAIAKMLVAAGIGDVAVCDRKGVVHEGRGDLTDVKAEIAALTNRTGVEGSLADALNGADVFIGVSGGTVPEDVVATMAEGCFVFAMANPTPEIHPEVAHKYAAVVATGRSDFPNQINNVLAFPGIFAGALSVRATRITEGMKLAAAKALAGVVADELTPQKVIPSPFDERVAPAVTKAVAEAARAEGVARR
- a CDS encoding zinc-binding dehydrogenase; the protein is MFAAYAARIDADDPLSGLELGELPEPQARPGWSVVTVKAATLNHHDLWSLRGVGLPAERLPMILGCDAAGVDEHGNEVVIHSVIGQSGHGVGPAEPRSILTERYQGTFAERVAVPTWNLLPKPAELSFAEAACLPTAWLTAYRMLFTNAGVKPGDTVLVQGAGGGVSTALVVLGKAAGLRVWVTGRDEAKRARAVELGADAAFESGARLPERVDAVMETVGAATWSHSVKALKPGGTIVISGATSGPSPKAAELNRIFFLELKVVGSTMGTKEELAGLLALCANTGVRPVIDSVQPLGAARDAFARLAKGDVFGKLVLTP
- a CDS encoding PadR family transcriptional regulator, producing MTPVFGHGRLRLYLLKLLDESPRHGYEVIRLLEERFQGLYAPSAGTVYPRLAKLEAEGLVAHSTEGGRKVYRLTDAGRAELASRQGELAELEQEIRDSVAELAGAIREDVRDSAKDLRAQLWQDAEQAPRSGRRAGDPWAGPWGDKESWQRAKDEFAQFKAQAKEQAKRAKEQERAAKEQARAAEAEAKRLREQSKAARSAAQQEALRLKKRIEEQIREHASRGDWSTGLSEGLAELTRGLGSLADAAKWGHPTAEEQLKSVRIDLDDQAPAELPDWARTDPAGDPARELERLLDRFRDRVRDAARDDGVTAARLSRAQAVLAAAVEKLDFGS
- a CDS encoding DUF4097 family beta strand repeat-containing protein; this encodes MTQWTVDETTKISSEEPVSTLHVRIIEGAVNVVPTDGPARLEVSELKGEPLQVTLEDGVLTVTYKDLSWGEFGDAVKSVQSAKQFFGTLRRRRKAVVSLAVPADATVKIGTISADTTVSGITGEVSVQGASGGTTLVGLSGPTHVNTVSGDVDAEDLAGELRVNTVSGALTLVAGLAEKIQAKSVSGRITLDVEATTPTDISVGTVSGAVGIRLPSLADAKVEAGTTTGQLSSAFEELTLVSSWGAKRLSGQLGSGAGRLQATTVTGPVTIQRRPDTDEDGAAAPKELPAPADLGKTDLSKEL